A part of Cannabis sativa cultivar Pink pepper isolate KNU-18-1 chromosome 6, ASM2916894v1, whole genome shotgun sequence genomic DNA contains:
- the LOC133038746 gene encoding uncharacterized protein LOC133038746, which yields MSELDSLDIRVRPYLQQVGYHKWSRYHCKNNRYSTMTSNIAESLNAANLAARELPITTLMESLRALIQQWTYTNRKKAQKTTTFLTPTAEKKLVDNFVESLTENVKPINETMFEVIELTRSWVINLKEKTCSCNRFQLDELPCAHALAVIKEMNLNVYNYCSGYYTTRTWLETYSGSTYPVHNHTTWDVPQNIKDIIVLPPNQKIRSGRPRKRRFLSEWDTKKHNRCGKCGQHGHNRKTCNNQAIK from the exons atgagcgagttggacagcttggacatccgtgtaagaccatatttacaacaagttggataccacaaatggtcaagataccactgcaaaaacaacaggtattcaactatgacttcaaacattgctgaatctctaaatgcagcaaacttggcagctagagagctaccaatcacaacactgatggagtcattgagagcattgattcaacaatggacatacacaaacaggaaaaaagcacagaaaacaacaacatttttaacacctacagcagaaaagaaattagtcgacaactttgtggaatcattgacagaaaat GTAAAACCAATAAACGAGACCATGTTCGAAGTCATTGAACTAACCAGATCATGGGTCATCAACCTCAAGGAGAAAACATGCAGTTGCAACAGATTCCAACTTGATGAGTTACCGTgtgctcatgcgcttgctgttataaaagagatgaacttgaatgtttacaactactgttcgggttattacaccacgcgaacatggcttgaaacatacagcggctcaacatatccggtacacaatcacacaacttgggatgtgccacaaaacataaaagatatcattgttctgccaccaaaccaaaaaataagatctggaagaccaaggaaacgaaggtttttatctgaatgggatacaaaaaaacataacaggtgcGGCAAATGTGGACAACACGGACACAATcgaaagacatgcaacaatcaagcaataaaatag
- the LOC133038747 gene encoding uncharacterized protein LOC133038747 — translation MFMNDSHMNTIFYYLRKKGKYSSAVTLNFATTDCLFDDSIQALYHKFNKAKSMKTKMSHIHAAHPIAHYIRGMRIPCSKPWYEADHVLFIINLRRESHWVFGRLDVHERTLFLYNSLRTAKMNAAARNAMKAYSVLLPLFFDLLGFWKNRAEVPASVSDPTAPFRIVELSGLASQQKNDCGAYVAAFAEFFIHGKDVPADFDIEVYRTRLAALFYSYGQRKIDESIDSEDEKQSKSSKASKLKK, via the exons ATGTTTATGAACGACTCG catatgaacaccatattctattaccttcggAAAAAAGGTAAGTATTCTTCCGCTGTGACGTTGAATTTCGCAACCACTGATTGTCTTTTTGATGATTCCATCCAAGCATTGTACCACAAATTTAACAAGGCCAAGTCAATGAAGACTAAGATGTCACACATTCACGCTGCCCACCCAATTGCGCATTACATCCGAGGTATGCGCATTCCCTGTTCCAAGCCTTGGTATGAAGCCGATCACGTGCTTTTCATCATCAATTTAAGAAGGGAAAGTCATTGGGTTTTTGGGCGTCTTGACGTGCACGAAAGGACGTTATTTCTGTACAATTCTTTGAGAACCGCGAAGATGAATGCCGCAGCTAGGAATGCGATGAAGGCTTATTCCGTGTTGCTGCCTTTGTTTTTCGATTTACTTGGGTTCTGGAAGAATAGAGCAGAAGTTCCTGCCTCAGTTTCTGACCCTACAGCTCCATTCAGAATCGTGGAGCTTAGTGGTCTTGCGTCTCAGCAGAAGAA TGATTGTGGAGCATATGTTGCTGCCTTTGCTGAATTCTTTATACACGGAAAGGATGTCCCTGCAGACTTTGACATCGAAGTTTATCGAACCCGACTAGCTGCACTTTTCTACTCGTACGGACAAAGGAAAATTGACGAAAGTATTGACAGCGAGGATGAGAAGCAATCCAAGTCTTCTAAGGCATCTAAATTGAAGAAATAG
- the LOC133039132 gene encoding uncharacterized protein LOC133039132 gives MESGQEIQCLNKGTEIVERKDIPFLVFYNGKFDDRMNYENYEASGHYISANCNYEDLQQKLKDALECNQENTVLQLKYQVKEGYQPLRIKDDQSLHFYIQLKLKDPDFTTYPMCVNVINNPTTTIDATFFGNDNSLITHRSAFQPIEYNAATTEDSTNQQHIIEARVPEFGEESFDFMDYAKLVAEEMVEQLENNKKGTEITDYDELLITDPHHPEIEECTWKREDDNGFKYLFVAWMHQ, from the exons atg GAATCTGGACAGGAAATACAATGCTTGAACAAAGGAACAGAGATAGTA GAAAGgaaagacattccattcctagtcttctacaatggaaaattcgatgatcgaatgaattatgaaaattatgaagccaGTGGACACTACATTTCTGCCAATTGTAACTATGAAGATTTGCAACAGAAACTCAAAGATGCCCTggaatgcaaccaagaaaacactgttttgcaactgaaatatcaagtgaaggaaggataccaaccattgaggataaaggatgatcaaagcctgcatttctacatacaactcaaactgaaagaccccgacttcacaacatacccaatgtgtgtgaatgtcatcaacaacccaacaacaaccatcGATGCAACATTCTTTggaaatgacaattcattaattacacatagaagcgccttccaaccaatcgaatacaatgcagcaacaacagaagactcaacaaatcaacaacatatAATTGAAGCAAGAGTACCGGAATTTGGGgaagaaagttttgacttcatggactatgcaaaacttgtggcagaggaaatggttgagcaactggaaaacaacaaaaaaggaACCGAAATCACAGATTATGACGAACTACTAATCACGGATCCGCATCATCCagaaatagaagaa TGCACATGGAAACGAGAGGATGACAACGgcttcaagtacttgtttgtcGCTTGGATGCATCAATAA
- the LOC133039133 gene encoding uncharacterized protein LOC133039133, with amino-acid sequence MAITRSSSSPSPVLKKKSKMGKKSLANKSKGKRPIIDDFDSDFEAPMPKRVKPTSSKKSKLNLEESSLPEISGKKFQKSITHSADRTEVWDCKFSPSDFYRSKCVCTSVYSVINNIKNTLSVNLLSLFRQTQFGHFLDMPEFVFHPQVVHSLLLREVLQPNPKEFWAKVAGRCIRFSAEEFYLISGLDCFGDCNKLLFSQETNQLVETCFRGVKTIDNKAIEDAFLGSRWGLDESIGLKMAVLYFIQCFLLSNTPDKEVSRFVLDVVDSGRWDEYCWGRESFELTIDSFKGRIEHGIIMKNRKAEKGGQYDGWYRALGCPWVFTVWFYECCPAMVNSFCKRVSSSIPRILNWSNTIVTKNPTLRDLKGKIFDLPLEKLKIKNMRPTDEEAAAST; translated from the exons ATGGCAATCACTCGGTCATCTTCATCCCCTTCTCCAGTTCTCAAAAAGAAATCAAAAATGGGCAAGAAATCTTTGGCCAACAAATCCAAGGGTAAACGCCCAATCATTGATGAttttgattctgattttgaagCTCCCATGCCGAAGCGTGTGAAACCCACTTCTTCGAAGAAATCGAAGCTGAACTTGGAGGAGTCCTCGCTTCCAGAAATTTCTgggaaaaaattccaaaaatctATTACACATTCTGCAGATCGGACTGAG GTTTGGGACTGTAAATTTAGTCCTTCTGATTTTTACAGATCTAAGTGTGTGTGCACCAGTGTGTATTCTgtgataaataatattaaaaacactTTATCTGTTAATTTGCTTTCTTTGTTTCGTCAAACTCAGTTTGGGCATTTTCTGGATATGCCTGAGTTTGTTTTTCACCCACAAGTCGTTCATAGTTTACTACTAAGGGAAGTTTTACAGCCTAATCCTAAGGAGTTTTGGGCTAAGGTTGCTGGCCGTTGCATACGGTTTAGTGCCGAAGAATTTTACCTTATTTCTGGTTTAGATTGTTTCGGTGATtgcaacaagttgttgttttcacaggaaacaaatcaattggtagaaacatgtttccgtggtgtaaaaactattgacaacaaagccatcgaggatgcttttttgggtagtcggtggggtttggatgagtctattggtttgaaaatggctgttttgtatttcattcagtgttttcttcttagcaatACTCCTGACAAAGAAGTGTCTAGGTTTGTTCTAGATGTAGTTGATAGCGGTCGGTGGGAtgagtattgttggggtagggaATCATTTGAATTGACAATTGACTCATTCAAAGGTAGGATTGAGCATGGGatcattatgaaaaatagaaaggcagagaagggaggccaatatgatggctggtatagggcattgggatgtccttgggtttttactgtttggttttatgaatgCTGTCCTGCAATGGTGAACTCTTTCTGTAAGAGAGTTTCATCTTCTATTCCCAGGATTCTGAACTGGAGCAACACCAtcgtcaccaaaaatccaacccTTCGAGACTTGAAGGGCAAGATTTTTGATTTACCTTTGGAGAAG TTGAAGATAAAAAACATGCGTCCTACTGATGAAGAGGCGGCGGCTTCAACTTGA
- the LOC115725675 gene encoding pentatricopeptide repeat-containing protein At1g01970 has protein sequence MDTVSAIMLYNFRPVKIPTNEIGRTQFLQSVCKPFLLIPSIFCYRKHHFRRALITSSMEETEMADSKDGLSTFKWVEVGPHLTEAQKEAISQLSPKMTKRCKALMKQLICFSTLQASLSELLGAWVKIMKPRRADWLVVLKQLKLMDHPLYLEVASLALVEDSFEANIRDYTKIIHGHGKRNQLKDAEKTLATMRSRGFICDQVILTTFIHMYSKAGNLELAEETFEELKLLGEPLDKRSYGSMIMAYIRAGMPEQGEVLLREMDAQEIYAGREVYKALLRAYSLDGDAEGAQRVFDAIQLAAISPDHKFCGLLINAYGVSGQSEKARAAFENMRRAGLTPSDKCIALVISAYERENKLQKALEFLIVLERDGIIIGKEASETLVGWFKNLGVVKEVDTVLREFSVKEANSEFQAT, from the exons ATGGACACTGTTAGTGCTATCATGTTATACAATTTCAGACCAGTAAAGATCCCAACCAACGAAATTGGTAGAACCCAGTTTCTCCAATCAGTGTGCAAACCTTTTCTGTTAATACCCAGTATTTTTTGTTATCGGAAACACCATTTTCGAAGGGCATTGATCACTTCGAGTATGGAAGAAACAGAAATGGCGGATAGTAAAGATGGGTTATCAACCTTTAAATGGGTGGAGGTTGGTCCCCATCTTACAGAAGCCCAGAAAGAAGCTATCTCTCAACTCTCACCAAAGATGACAAAGCGTTGCAAGGCTCTAATGAAGCAGCTCATTTGCTTTTCTACTCTCCAAGCTAGTTTGTCTGAATTACTTGGTGCGTGGGTGAAGATTATGAAGCCTCGCCGAGCTGATTGGCTTGTTGTTCTTAAGCAATTGAAACTCATGGACCACCCACTTTATCTTGAG GTGGCCAGTCTCGCGCTTGTAGAAGATTCTTTTGAAGCTAATATTCGTGATTATACAAAGATAATCCATGGCCATGGAAAACGAAATCAACTTAAAGATGCTGAAAAGACCCTTGCAACCATGAGAAGCAGAGGCTTTATATGTGATCAGGTAATCTTGACCACATTTATTCACATGTATAGCAAGGCTGGTAATCTTGAGTTAGCTGAAGAAACTTTTGAAGAACTTAAGCTGCTCGGAGAACCATTGGACAAAAGATCATATGGCTCAATGATCATGGCCTACATAAGAGCTGGAATGCCGGAGCAGGGAGAGGTTTTACTGAGAGAAATGGATGCCCAAGAAATTTATGCTGGAAGGGAAGTTTACAAAGCATTACTAAGAGCATATTCATTGGATGGTGACGCAGAAGGAGCTCAAAGAGTGTTTGATGCAATTCAGCTCGCTGCTATATCTCCTGACCATAAGTTTTGTGGACTCCTTATAAATGCATATGGAGTATCAGGTCAAAGTGAAAAGGCACGTGCTGCTTTCGAAAACATGAGGAGAGCAGGTCTCACACCTAGTGATAAATGCATAGCGCTGGTGATATCTGCTTATGAAAGGGAGAATAAGCTTCAAAAGGCATTAGAGTTTTTGATAGTGTTGGAGAGAGATGGAATAATTATTGGAAAAGAAGCTTCAGAAACACTGGTGGGATGGTTTAAAAATCTTGGAGTAGTGAAAGAGGTCGATACTGTCTTGAGAGAATTTTCTGTAAAAGAGGCGAATTCCGAATTTCAGGCTACCTAA